The following are encoded in a window of Rosa chinensis cultivar Old Blush chromosome 4, RchiOBHm-V2, whole genome shotgun sequence genomic DNA:
- the LOC112196445 gene encoding probable indole-3-pyruvate monooxygenase YUCCA10, translating to MEEVEVVIVGAGPAGLATSACLNRLNISNVVLEREDCYASLWKNRTYDRLKLHLAKQFCELPYMPFPKNAPTYVPRKEFIQYLDTYVSTFKINPLYHRSVKAAFYDEDVEKWSVLVNNTKQGVQESYYGKSLVVATGENSEGYFPQTKGLGSFKGEIIHSSEYGNGKKYRGKNVLVVGGGNSGMEIAYDLLNFSANVSIVVRTPIHVVTKEIVFIGMVLLKYLPVKVVDAIVMFLIKWKFGNLSKYGVQIPKMGPFYLKEAKGRSPIIDVGTIEKIKSGEIQVLPSITSIEGNEIRFENGYLKCYDAIVFATGYKSTVLKWLKGENNLFNDNGMPKKSFPNHWKSQNGLYCVGFSRRGLFGISQDAQNITNDINSSLNESKRRI from the exons ATGGAGGAAGTAGAGGTAGTCATAGTAGGTGCAGGTCCTGCTGGTCTAGCAACCTCTGCATGTCTTAACCGCCTCAATATCTCAAATGTCGTACTCGAAAGAGAAGATTGCTATGCTTCTCTTTGGAAGAATAGGACATACGATCGTTTGAAGCTTCACTTAGCAAAGCAATTCTGTGAACTACCGTATATGCCTTTCCCTAAAAATGCACCCACATATGTTCCTAGGAAAGAGTTTATTCAATACTTGGATACTTATGTGTCCACTTTCAAGATAAACCCTCTGTACCACAGAAGTGTGAAGGCTGCTTTTTATGATGAGGATGTGGAAAAATGGAGTGTCCTTGTCAACAACACAAAACAAGGTGTACAAGAAAGTTACTACGGGAAATCTCTTGTGGTTGCGACCGGAGAAAATAGTGAAGGCTATTTTCCTCAAACAAAAGGTTTGGGTAGCTTTAAAGGTGAAATCATTCATTCAAGTGAGTATGGAAATGGCAAGAAGTACCGTGGGAAAAATGTTTTAGTTGTTGGAGGTGGAAATTCTGGAATGGAAATTGCCTACGACTTATTAAATTTTAGCGCAAATGTTTCTATTGTTGTCCGTACCCCG ATACATGTTGTTACCAAGGAGATCGTGTTCATTGGAATGGTTCTGTTAAAGTACCTTCCTGTTAAGGTTGTAGATGCCATTGTCATGTTCTTAATCAAATGGAAATTTGGAAATTTATCCAAGTATGGGGTTCAAATTCCAAAAATGGGGCCATTTTATCTCAAGGAAGCCAAAGGTCGATCCCCCATCATCGATGTTGGGACCATCGAAAAGATCAAGAGTGGAGAGATACag GTTTTGCCATCCATAACAAGCATAGAAGGAAATGAAATCCGGTTTGAGAATGGCTACCTGAAATGTTACGATGCTATAGTATTTGCTACAGGCTATAAAAGCACTGTGCTAAAGTGGCTTAAG GGCGAAAACAACCTCTTTAATGATAATGGAATGCCGAAGAAAAGTTTCCCTAACCACTGGAAGTCACAAAATGGCCTTTACTGTGTTGGATTCTCAAGACGTGGATTATTTGGCATTTCACAGGATGCACAAAATATAACAAATGATATAAATTCCTCTCTCAATGAGAGCAAAAGAAGGATATAA
- the LOC112199723 gene encoding E3 ubiquitin-protein ligase MPSR1, with translation MASDAAVSQFASFFDRLRRDRDLPPIIPFIMGLAVAGSTAGSDLQQTDDRRPERVNRLVVVNRDEQNMVVIESGSGGIDSLMRQLAKDGHPPASKASIAAMPTVTVAESGRECPICLDQFEVGGEAKEMPCSHLFHGDCVEKWLKVHGTCPVCRFTMPADEEEEPEKKNEPGISVSIFIRATSEESDRIGDSGDSTPSEAAADDDGDHMQS, from the coding sequence atgGCTTCTGACGCCGCCGTCTCCCAATTCGCTTCCTTCTTCGACCGCCTCCGCCGTGACCGAGACCTCCCTCCGATCATCCCCTTCATCATGGGCTTGGCCGTCGCCGGATCCACGGCAGGCTCCGATCTACAGCAAACCGACGATCGTAGACCGGAGCGTGTTAACCGACTCGTCGTCGTCAATCGCGACGAGCAAAACATGGTGGTGATCGAGAGCGGCTCCGGCGGAATCGACTCTCTGATGCGCCAATTGGCCAAGGACGGCCACCCGCCGGCGTCCAAGGCCTCCATCGCCGCCATGCCGACGGTGACGGTTGCGGAAAGCGGCCGCGAGTGTCCGATTTGCCTCGACCAGTTTGAGGTCGGCGGAGAGGCCAAAGAGATGCCTTGCAGTCATTTGTTTCACGGGGATTGTGTTGAGAAGTGGTTGAAGGTTCATGGGACTTGCCCGGTTTGCCGGTTCACGATGCCGGCCGACGAGGAAGAAGAGccggagaagaagaatgagcctGGAATTTCTGTCAGCATCTTTATAAGGGCAACAAGTGAAGAGTCAGATAGAATTGGTGATTCGGGTGATTCAACTCCAAGCGAAGCAGCagctgatgatgatggtgatcaTATGCAAAGTTAG
- the LOC112200502 gene encoding 50S ribosomal protein L18: MALVNVAALKFTTSALFGTRSATSNFQVLQTKRNFSMKPVVMRARQHARTESAKTLNRRMQKKYNGTPKKPRLSVFCSDKQLYAMLVDDQNKKCLFYGSTLQKSIRQDPHCSTPEAAKRVGKELIKACNDLNIGEISSYDRNGFATGERIQAFEIAISEYGFLSR, encoded by the exons ATGGCTCTAGTGAATGTTGCTGCTCTCAAGTTTACAACTTCTGCCCTTTTTGGGACTCGTTCTGCAACTTCAAACTTTCAGGTCTTGCAGACTAAGAGAA ATTTCTCCATGAAGCCGGTAGTAATGAGAGCGAGGCAGCATGCCAGAACCGAAAGTGCGAAAACTCTAAACAGAAGAATGCAGAAGAAG TACAATGGCACGCCTAAGAAGCCGAGGCTTTCAGTATTCTGTTCAGACAAACAATTGTATGCTATGCTGGTAGATGACCAAAACAAGAAGTGTTTGTTTTATGGAAGCACCCTGCAGAAATCTATTCGCCAGGATCCCCATTGTAGTACCCCT GAAGCCGCAAAACGTGTTGGCAAGGAGTTAATCAAGGCCTGCAATGATCTCAACATAGGCGAAATATCGTCTTATGATCGCAATGGGTTTGCTACCGGGGAAAGGATTCAAGCATTTGAGATTGCAATTTCAGAATACGGGTTCTTGTCAAGATAA
- the LOC112197632 gene encoding (R)-mandelonitrile lyase-like, producing MVMGFSLHLLLLFFHLAICSSEQTFPYMTSNVEEVAGRSFDYIVVGGGTAGCPLTATLSEKFSVLLVERGGSPYGDPFILELKYFGFPYLQTNEYTSAAQRFVSTDGVPNFRGRVLGGSAAINAGFYGRASKDFVKKVGWDKEGVKDAYEWVESRIISKPDHLTPWSHAVAFSFLEAGILPYNGFSLEHIQGTKIGATSFDNQGRRHLPADLLPAGNPSKITVLLNATVDKVIFQRTGTRDDKIARGIRFIKSDGSSNQTYEAYLNQPDNSGSLGDVILSAGALGSPQILLLSGIGPQQHLKNFEIPLVLNLKGVGEGMQDNTAIQLFVNYNPQNPTPGPASAAGIADDFKIITEAGIKPISLNGTTVSYFIGKIAFPESLGKLELNSTDPRANPSVTFNYLSSVKDLAECVKMTELLELALRSKSIASLVGSNEYRNKPMPTKDELQKLCKTTVSTFSHYHGGCTMGSVVDKNYRVYGVKGLRVIDGSTFLESPGTNPMATVLMLGRYQGLKILQERKDA from the exons ATGGTGATGGGGTTTTCATTGCATCTGTTGCTTCTATTTTTTCACTTGGCTATATGTTCTTCGGAGCAAACATTCCCCTATATGACTTCAAATGTCGAAGAAGTAGCTGGTAGGTCCTTCGACTACATTGTTGTTGGCGGAGGCACTGCGGGCTGCCCCCTAACTGCAACCTTGTCTGAGAAATTCTCAGTGCTTTTGGTGGAACGAGGTGGCTCGCCTTACGGAGACCCCTTCATCTTAGAGTTGAAGTACTTCGGATTCCCATATCTCCAAACTAATGAATATACATCAGCTGCACAAAGATTTGTCTCGACAGATGGTGTACCCAATTTCAGAGGAAGAGTGCTAGGAGGATCAGCTGCTATCAATGCTGGGTTTTACGGCAGAGCAAGCAAGGATTTTGTCAAAAAGGTTGGTTGGGATAAAGAGGGAGTAAAGGATGCTTATGAATGGGTGGAATCTAGAATCATCTCTAAACCTGATCATTTGACTCCATGGTCGCATGCTGTTGCGTTTAGCTTTCTTGAAGCTGGAATTCTCCCCTATAATGGTTTCAGTTTGGAGCATATTCAGGGAACAAAAATTGGTGCTACTTCGTTCGATAACCAAGGAAGAAGACACTTACCAGCTGATCTTCTACCAGCAGGAAATCCAAGCAAGATCACAGTTCTCTTGAATGCAACTGTAGACAAAGTTATCTTTCAAAGAACTG GTACCAGAGATGACAAGATAGCTCGAGGTATAAGATTCATCAAGAGCGATGGCAGCTCAAACCAGACTTATGAAGCTTACCTCAACCAGCCAGACAACTCGGGTTCATTGGGTGATGTGATACTATCAGCAGGAGCTCTAGGCAGCCCTCAGATTTTGTTGTTAAGTGGCATCGGCCCTCAACAACACCTTAAAAACTTTGAAATCCCGCTCGTACTCAACTTGAAGGGAGTAGGAGAAGGAATGCAAGACAATACTGCTATTCAACTCTTTGTCAACTACAACCCGCAAAATCCAACACCAGGGCCTGCCAGCGCTGCTGGTATAGCAGATGACTTCAAAATCATAACCGAGGCAGGAATTAAACCAATTAGCTTGAATGGAACAACTGTTAGCTATTTTATTGGCAAAATTGCCTTCCCAGAATCCTTAGGAAAGCTTGAACTCAACAGCACTGACCCCAGAGCAAACCCATCAGTGACGTTCAACTACCTTTCAAGCGTGAAAGACTTGGCAGAATGTGTGAAGATGACCGAGCTGCTTGAGCTAGCTTTAAGGTCCAAATCAATTGCTTCCTTAGTGGGTTCGAATGAATACCGAAACAAGCCAATGCCTACTAAAGACGAGCTCCAGAAACTCTGCAAGACCACTGTCAGTACCTTCTCCCACTACCATGGCGGTTGCACTATGGGGTCAGTGGTTGACAAGAATTATAGGGTTTATGGTGTTAAAGGCTTGAGAGTGATCGATGGGTCAACCTTCCTGGAATCACCAGGCACAAACCCAATGGCCACTGTGCTAATGCTTGGAAGATACCAAGGGCTCAAAATTCTTCAAGAGAGAAAAGATGCTTAA